A window of the Arachis duranensis cultivar V14167 chromosome 5, aradu.V14167.gnm2.J7QH, whole genome shotgun sequence genome harbors these coding sequences:
- the LOC107490747 gene encoding homeobox-leucine zipper protein HAT5, translated as MESGGRLFFDPSACRGNNNMLFLGTTADLAFRGRSILSMDESSKRRPFFSSPDDLFDDEYYEEQLPEKKRRLTSEQVNLLEKSFEEENKLEPERKTQLAKKLGLQPRQVAVWFQNRRARWKTKQLERDYDVLKASYDSLLSTYDSIVKENEKLKSEVVSLNEKLQLQAKDMPGEPISDNKAEPLPVEIAQIISMKVEDRLSTGSVGSAVVDEGSSPQLVVESVDSYLNQEEGEVLRWWGNIMLNNAAVLF; from the exons ATGGAATCTGGTGGGAGGCTTTTCTTTGATCCATCTGCTTGTAGGGGGAACAACAACATGCTCTTCCTTGGCACTACTGCTGATCTCGCTTTTCGAG GAAGGTCGATCCTGAGCATGGATGAAAGCTCAAAGAGGCGACCTTTCTTCAGCTCACCGGATGATCTGTTTGATGATGAGTACTATGAGGAGCAGCTTCCAGAAAAGAAGCGCCGCCTCACTTCCGAACAG GTCAATCTGTTGGAGAAAAGCTTCGAGGAAGAGAACAAGCTGGAGCCAGAGAGGAAAACCCAGCTGGCGAAGAAGCTGGGGTTGCAGCCGAGGCAGGTGGCAGTGTGGTTCCAGAACCGCAGGGCTCGGTGGAAGACCAAGCAACTTGAAAGGGATTATGATGTTCTCAAGGCTTCCTATGATTCCCTACTTTCAACATATGATTCCATTGTGAAGGAGAATGAAAAGCTCAAATCTGAG GTGGTATCCTTGAATGAAAAGCTTCAATTGCAAGCTAAAGATATGCCAGGGGAGCCGATATCGGACAACAAAGCCGAACCGCTTCCAGTTGAGATAGCTCAAATCATCAGCATGAAAGTTGAGGATCGGCTGAGCACTGGGAGTGTTGGAAGCGCCGTGGTTGATGAGGGTAGTAGTCCACAGCTTGTTGTTGAGAGTGTTGATTCATACTTGAACCAAGAAGAAGGGGAGGTATTGCGTTGGTGGGGTAATATTATGTTGAATAATGCAGCAGTGCTTTTCTAA
- the LOC107490797 gene encoding methyl-CpG-binding domain-containing protein 9 yields the protein MIMELTDSGSAGDRTTAPQPQDSRSSGLEIDLNEIPYAAASPSSNHAETLPPPPDSAVDIVRAYHENPAPLPGAPASLPRGSAPCATCSKPPGAAGVVVCDGCERVFHIACAGFRGTRQAAILDEWLCSECVVGGVRSKRWPLGVKSKQLLDINASPPSDADGEGAGEELQDSRKHTLGDNSFGANPFGAPVTCSNYYNGNTFGFQKASGVVTHAVRVGFEDILNHTQSMTRCFEEALRDFISERRGVLEEGWRVEFRQSMNSSELYAVYCAPDGKIFDSVYEVACYLGLTSGYNSMESEVRNDRSLASLGGTHLSRKRKSTRNLSNGFAEKLGTLINSYCRDSPSDALTVECTGDHGHVHKASEIARKEDCHSGCLQSADRLPLRFGDFFVLSLGKVDDRPTYFDVHLVCPIGYKSCWHDKITGSLFTCEVLEGGDSGPIFRIKRCSCSEFPVPVGSTVLSMSNLCQFLNKNNGERKTDDSMDYDVHESIQMILSDPCVPTENDVINCIASFSNETCAGDSISQDSGLIDGIGEILVEERSSSAAWRVISQKVVNACNDICKQKGSLKFYCKHIEDEPCLHKWDTNSKKSDAHFSLLDKFCGSLCSVSVPDVTYADNDLKGLSEVLGNWLEQDRFGLDVEFVQEVLEQLPGVKESLKYELLSSRSNSSSLPTVENGFLVVEWRGGSQYQDENEAVQGSYKKPRKVGLTERSVREDRYPPPGKSLCSRVPSELIGDILQVWELLDRFDEILDLKEPLSLDELEKELINPWFDELDLNEKSERDIDAGQVLSSQGTDDDCRPTLSPSCDAGPSRYKESSHAFIQMETEAMKEAAQVKLASLTYARCFGVALTKAHNSLLRVLVGELQSKVAALVDPNFEPGEPKTRRGRRKDIDSAIPAKRTKLNMLPINELTWPELARRYILAVLSMDGNLDSAEITARESGKVFRCLRGDGGLLCGSLSGVAGMEADALLLAEATKKIFGSLSKENDVLTMEDDESDANDPSEKKLGSDGILPEWAQKLEPVRKLPTNVGTRIRKCVYDALEMNPPEWAREILERSISKEVYKGNASGPTKKAVLQLLSDLFRGGVQQNPNEGRKKKIVLSISDIIMKQCRIVLRRAAAADDSKVFCNLLGRKLINSSDNDDEGLLGSPAMVARPLDFRTIDLRLAAGAYGGSHEAFLEDVHELWNNVRVAFGDQPDLVELAEKLSQNFKSLYDEEVVTYFEKFVEYSKVGCLNAEMRKEVEDFIASTSEIPKAPWDEGVCKVCGIDRDDDSVLLCDTCDAEYHTYCLNPPLARIPEGNWYCPSCVNGKHATQDVTNHAQIIGKRQSKKFQGEVHSLYLDVLTHLSAVMEEKEYWEYSVGERTSLLKFLCDELLNSSLIRQHLEQCADLSAELHQKLRSLSTEWKNLKTKEDILSSKAAKVVTCMPNTTGEVGFKEGVTAALSSTGKCLVQPHNVIDNPNNFGVSVDSLQSEEVTNEKHRLNGVDKSVSVINSDSENKHLNSIDVEGQLRNVSAAVASQCMDKSTKSFPSPSHMPHEQNGTSGAAHIQGNHQKCDVNDISTVDESEPYRLEINAIKSDISRLEDSIADVGSKLLKLSIRREFLGIDSIGRLYYASAVGRGRLVVDASAAVLYGRQMAVGRDSVDKFSSLQHNVLSDKDNYKIIGLQKDSSCLMSPPSDGSGISSSWVAYETDAEIEELLSWLKDNDPKEKELKDSIMMWPKSRAQEFHNSPNEGQVEEQGNFPILRNKEKTASNSLVTKATSLLEKNYGPFFEWDGTEVLKKRSKNARVNNDEKLYRCECLEPIWPSRKHCMSCHKTVSSDGELVEHIDGKCNAGLPALEKNRDDNLSSKGRGNTKCDSSREIFRGDADTAGTAAATNVSSKLSSRLIKFSNEESSCPFNFEDICSKFVTNDSCKEVVREIGLIGSNGIPSFLPSISPFVSDSTLMLFSAQNNDRIGGGESLTSECQVSQGSTDGAGKCRDKKSGMSLASNEISKAGISNKISLEQRDGNLSERNPALDIGVDSCCVVPLSSLRPLVGRSSHILRQLKISLLDMDAALPKVALRPSKAQSDRRQAWRAFVKSAETIYQMVQATISLEDMIKTEYLRNDWWYWSSFSAAVKSSTLPSLALRIYSLDSAIIYEKMPNSSGDSSEPSATAEQKPPANADADKLKASRKSSRKRKEPDG from the exons ATGATCATGGAACTCACAGATTCCGGTTCCGCCGGCGACCGCACCACCGCTCCGCAGCCTCAAGACTCCCGCTCCTCCGGCCTTGAAATCGACCTCAACGAGATCCCTTACGCCGCAGCTTCACCTTCTTCCAACCACGCCGAAACCCTACCGCCGCCACCGGACTCCGCCGTCGACATCGTCCGCGCCTATCACGAGAACCCCGCGCCGCTACCAGGAGCTCCCGCCTCGCTACCCCGCGGCTCTGCTCCCTGTGCCACATGCTCTAAGCCGCCTGGTGCCGCCGGTGTTGTCGTCTGCGACGGCTGTGAGCGCGTGTTCCACATCGCATGTGCTGGGTTTCGCGGGACCCGCCAGGCGGCGATCCTTGATGAGTGGCTCTGCAGTGAGTGTGTCGTCGGCGGAGTGAGGAGCAAGAGGTGGCCGCTCGGCGTCAAGTCCAAGCAGCTCCTGGATATCAATGCCTCGCCGCCCAGTGATGCTGACGGAGAAGGTGCTGGCGAGGAGTTACAGGATTCGAG aAAGCACACTCTGGGTGATAATTCTTTTGGTGCCAATCCATTTGGTGCCCCAGTGACATGTTCAAACTACTACAATGGGAACACTTTTGGCTTCCAAAAGGCATCGGGAGTTGTAACACATGCTGTTAGAGTGGGTTTTGAGGATATACTGAATCATACCCAATCAATGACTAGATGCTTTGAGGAG GCTCTTAGAGACTTCATATCTGAAAGGCGTGGTGTGCTAGAGGAAGGTTGGCGAGTGGAATTTAGGCAATCCATGAACAGTTCTGAACTGTATGCAGTTTACTGTGCTCCTGATGGGAAAATTTTTGATTCTGTGTATGAAGTAGCTTGTTATTTGGGGCTAACATCTGGCTACAACTCTATGGAATCCGAAGTTAGAAATGATAGGTCTCTTGCTTCATTAGGTGGAACTCATCTATCCAGAAAAAGAAAGTCAACAAGGAATCTATCCAATGGTTTTGCAGAAAAATTAGGAACCTTGATCAATAGTTACTGTAGGGATTCTCCATCAGATGCTTTAACTGTGGAATGTACTGGTGATCATGGGCATGTCCACAAAGCCTcagaaattgcaagaaaagagGATTGTCATTCAGGTTGTCTGCAATCTGCC GATAGACTTCCTCTACGGTTCGGcgatttttttgttctttctttgGGAAAAGTTGATGATAGACCTACATATTTTGATGTTCACCTTGTCTGTCCCATAGGTTATAAATCTTGTTGGCATGATAAGATTACTGGTTCTCTTTTTACATGTGAAGTTTTAGAGGGTGGTGATTCTGGACCTATATTTAGGATAAAAAGGTGCTCTTGTTCTGAGTTTCCTGTTCCAGTTGGGTCAACTGTCCTATCAATGTCAAATCTCTGTcagtttttgaataaaaataatggtGAGAGAAAGACTGATGATAGCATGGATTACGATGTTCATGAAAGTATCCAGATGATTCTTTCAGATCCTTGTGTGCCAACGGAAAATGATGTCATTAATTGTATTGCAAGTTTCTCAAATGAAACATGTGCTGGAGATTCAATATCCCAAGACTCAGGATTGATTGATGGAATTGGTGAAATTTTGGTGGAAGAGAGGTCATCATCTGCGGCTTGGAGAGTTATTTCTCAGAAGGTAGTAAATGCTTGCAATGATATCTGCAAGCAGAAAGGAAGCCTTAAGTTCTATTGTAAACATATTGAAGATGAACCGTGCTTACACAAATGGGACACAAATAGTAAAAAAAGTGATGCACACTTTTCTTTGTTGGATAAATTTTGTGGTTCACTATGTTCAGTTAGCGTTCCGGATGTAacttatgcagacaatgatctAAAAGGTCTCTCTGAGGTTTTAGGAAACTGGCTGGAGCAAGATAGATTTGGATTAGATGTAGAATTTGTGCAAGAAGTATTGGAACAGCTTCCGGGTGTTAAAGAGTCTCTGAAGTATGAACTTCTAAGCAGTCGGAGTAATAGCTCATCATTGCCAACAGTTGAGAATGGTTTCCTAGTGGTTGAATGGAGAGGTGGATCACAATATCAGGATGAAAATGAAGCAGTTCAAGGTTCGTACAAGAAGCCCAGAAAAGTGGGACTGACTGAAAGAAGTGTCAGGGAAGATCGTTATCCACCTCCTGGGAAGTCGTTATGTTCTAGAGTTCCTAGTGAACTTATTGGTGACATTCTTCAG GTTTGGGAGCTTTTAGACCGATTTGATGAAATTCTGGACTTGAAAGAGCCGTTGTCGCTAGATGAGCTAGAGAAGGAACTTATCAACCCATGGTTTGATGAATTGGATTTGAATGAGAAATCTGAGAGGGACATTGATGCCGGTCAGGTTTTGAGTTCGCAAGGCACTGATGATGATTGTAGACCAACTCTGTCCCCAAGTTGTGACGCTGGCCCATCAAGATACAAAGAAAGTTCTCATGCCTTTATTCAAATGGAAACAGAAGCAATGAAAGAGGCAGCCCAAGTTAAGCTTGCATCTTTAACTTACGCTCGATGCTTTGGTGTAGCCTTGACAAAGGCCCATAATTCATTGCTAAGAGTGCTAGTTGGTGAACTGCAATCAAAGGTGGCTGCCCTGGTGGATCCAAATTTCGAACCTGGAGAGCCTAAAACAAGACGTGGAAGAAGGAAAGATATAGACAGTGCTATTCCTGCCAAACGTACAAAGCTCAATATGCTTCCTATTAATGAATTAACATGGCCAGAATTAGCTCGTCGATATATCTTGGCTGTCTTATCAATGGATGGGAACCTTGACTCAGCAGAAATTACTGCTCGTGAAAGTGGTAAAGTGTTTCGTTGTTTACGAGGTGATGGTGGCTTGCTTTGTGGTTCCCTTTCTGGTGTGGCTGGGATGGAAGCAGATGCACTG TTGCTTGCTGAGGCTACAAAGAAAATATTTGGTTCTTTGAGCAAAGAGAATGATGTGCTAACCATGGAAGATGATGAGTCCGATGCAAATGATCCTTCTGAAAAAAAATTGGGGAGTGATGGTATTCTTCCTGAATGGGCACAGAAGCTAGAACCTGTCAGAAAGTTGCCAACAAATGTCGGAACCCGAATCAGAAAGTGCGTCTATGATGCTCTGGAAATGAATCCTCCGGAGTGGGCGAGAGAAATACTTGAGCGTTCCATTAGCAAGGAAGTATACAAGGGCAATGCATCTGGACCAACGAAG AAAGCAGTTCTTCAACTGTTAAGTGATCTGTTTCGTGGAGGAGTGCAGCAGAACCCTAATGaaggaaggaagaaaaagaTTGTTTTGTCAATTTCTGACATTATCATGAAACAATGCCGCATTGTATTACGCCGTGCTGCGGCTGCTGATGATTCAAAGGTTTTCTGCAATTTGCTGGGTAGAAAGTTAATCAATTCTtctgataatgatgatgagggGCTTCTTGGATCTCCAGCTATGGTGGCCCGTCCTCTTGACTTCCGCACTATCGACCTAAGGTTGGCTGCTGGAGCTTATGGGGGATCTCATGAAGCTTTTCTTGAGGATGTTCATGAG CTTTGGAACAATGTTCGTGTTGCTTTTGGGGATCAACCTGATTTAGTTGAACTGGCTGAAAAATTATCCCAGAATTTCAAATCATTGTATGATGAGGAG GTTGTCacctattttgaaaaatttgtggAGTATTCGAAGGTGGGATGCTTGAATGCAGAAATGAGAAAAGAAGTTGAAGATTTTATTGCATCAACAAGTGAGATTCCTAAAGCTCCTTGGGATGAGGGAGTCTGTAAAGTATGTGGGATTGATAGGGATGATGATAGTGTCTTACTATGTGATACTTGTGATGCTGAGTATCATACATATTGTCTGAATCCTCCACTTGCAAGGATCCCTGAAGGAAACTGGTACTGCCCTTCTTGTGTCAATGGTAAGCATGCCACTCAAGATGTTACAAATCATGCACAGATTATTGGCAAGCGTCAAAGTAAGAAGTTCCAGGGAGAAGTTCATTCTCTTTACTTGGATGTGCTAACTCATTTATCTGCTGTaatggaagaaaaagaatactGGGAGTACAGTGTGGGCGAG AGAACTTCCCTTCTTAAGTTTTTGTGCGATGAGTTGCTTAACTCTTCCCTGATACGGCAGCACCTTGAGCAATGTGCAGATTTATCTGCTGAGTTACATCAGAAATTGCGTTCTCTCTCCACAGAATGGAAAAACCTGAAAACTAAAGAAGATATCTTATCCTCAAAGGCTGCAAAAGTTGTTACATGCATGCCAAATACCACTGGAGAAGTTGGTTTCAAGGAAGGGGTCACAGCTGCACTCTCAAGTACGGGTAAATGTCTGGTGCAGCCACATAATGTAATTGACAATCCTAATAATTTTGGGGTATCTGTTGATAGTTTGCAGTCAGAAGAGGTTACTAACGAGAAGCATAGGCTCAATGGTGTTGACAAAAGTGTATCTGTGATAAATTCAGATTCTGAAAACAAACACTTGAACTCCATAGATGTAGAAGGACAACTTAGGAATGTCTCTGCGGCTGTGGCATCCCAGTGTATGGATAAATCCACAAAATCTTTTCCATCACCAAGTCATATGCCTCATGAACAAAATGGTACTAGTGGAGCAGCTCATATCCAGGGTAATCACCAGAAATGTGACGTGAATGACATATCTACTGTTGATGAGTCAGAACCGTATCGCCTTGAGATCAATGCCATCAAGAGTGATATTTCACGATTAGAAGACTCCATAGCTGATGTCGGATCAAAGCTTCTGAAACTTTCCATTCGTCGGGAATTTTTGGGAATTGACTCCATTGGTCGCCTGTATTATGCGTCAGCTGTAGGCAGAGGTCGTTTAGTCGTTGATGCAAGTGCTGCAGTTCTGTATGGAAGACAAATGGCAGTTGGCAGAGATTCTGTTGACAAGTTTTCTTCCCTGCAGCATAATGTATTATCCGACAAGGATAACTATAAGATCATAGGGTTGCAGAAGGACTCCTCTTGTTTAATGTCTCCACCAAGTGATGGTTCAGGCATTAGTTCTTCATGGGTTGCTTATGAAACTGATGCAGAAATAGAAGAGCTTTTAAGTTGGCTGAAGGACAATGACCCTAAAGAAAAAGAACTGAAAGATTCTATTATGATGTGGCCAAAATCAAGAGCTCAAGAGTTTCATAATTCACCGAATGAAGGTCAGGTTGAGGAACAAGGGAATTTTCCTATACTAAGAAATAAGGAGAAAACAGCATCCAATTCTCTGGTTACAAAGGCGACATCTTTGCTGGAAAAGAATTATGGTCCATTCTTTGAGTGGGATGGCACTGAAGTGTTGAAGAAGCGAAGTAAAAATGCCAGAGTAAATAATGATGAAAAGTTGTATAGGTGTGAATGCCTAGAACCAATATGGCCATCTAGGAAGCACTGCATGTCTTGCCACAAAACTGTTTCAAGTGATGGTGAGCTGGTTGAACACATTGATGGGAAATGCAATGCAGGTCTTCCAGCCTTGGAGAAGAATAGGGATGATAATTTATCTTCTAAAGGAAGAGGGAACACAAAATGTGATTCCTCTCGGGAAATATTCAGAGGTGATGCAGATACAGCTGGAACTGCGGCTGCAACCAATGTTTCTTCTAAGCTTAGCTCAAGAttgattaaattttcaaatgaaGAATCCTCTTGCCCATTTAACTTCGAAGATATATGTTCTAAGTTTGTGACAAATGATTCATGCAAGGAAGTTGTCAGAGAAATAGGTCTTATTGGTTCAAATGGGATTCCATCCTTTCTTCCTTCCATATCTCCCTTTGTTAGTGATTCTACACTCATGCTATTCTCAGCTCAAAACAATGATCGTATTGGTGGTGGAGAATCACTAACATCAGAATGTCAGGTTTCTCAGGGAAGCACTGATGGAGCTGGCAAATGCCGTGATAAAAAGTCTGGAATGTCTTTGGCTTCAAATGAAATTAGTAAAGCAGGGATTTCCAATAAAATATCTTTGGAACAAAGAGATGGAAATCTCTCTGAACGAAATCCTGCTTTGGATATAGGGGTAGATAGCTGCTGTGTGGTCCCATTGTCTTCTTTGAGACCATTAGTTGGCAGATCTTCACATATTTTGAGGCAACTGAAGATCAGTTTACTGGATATGGATGCTGCTCTCCCAAAGGTTGCTTTGAGACCATCAAAGGCACAGTCAGACAGAAGGCAGGCATGGCGGGCATTTGTTAAATCTGCAGAGACAATATATCAG ATGGTTCAGGCGACAATTTCACTTGAGGATATGATTAAGACAGAGTACTTAAGAAATGACTGGTGGTATTGGTCATCATTCTCTGCTGCTGTCAAATCATCTACTTTGCCTTCCCTTGCCCTTCGGATATATTCTCTTGATTCAGCTATTATATATGAGAAAATGCCCAATTCAAGTGGTGACAGCTCGGAACCTTCTGCAACGGCAGAACAGAAGCCACCGGCCAATGCTGATGCAGATAAACTGAAAGCAAGCCGGAAGTCAAGTCGGAAAAGGAAGGAACCGGATGGTTGA